The following proteins are co-located in the Dehalococcoidales bacterium genome:
- a CDS encoding DUF4342 domain-containing protein, with protein MAETEKFTVSSDQVVNKIKQLIREGNIRRVRLIHDGRTIIEIPLSVGAPVVAVGIMAAPLLAAVGAFAALVTECTIEVEKVGETKKE; from the coding sequence ATGGCTGAGACTGAAAAGTTTACCGTATCCAGTGACCAGGTGGTCAACAAGATTAAGCAGCTTATCAGGGAGGGCAATATCCGTCGGGTGCGCCTCATCCACGATGGCAGGACCATCATTGAAATCCCTCTTTCCGTGGGCGCGCCGGTGGTGGCGGTAGGCATTATGGCGGCGCCGCTTTTGGCGGCGGTGGGGGCTTTCGCCGCCCTGGTGACGGAGTGCACTATTGAGGTGGAAAAGGTGGGGGAGACCAAAAAAGAATAG
- the der gene encoding ribosome biogenesis GTPase Der: MTKPVVAIVGRPNTGKSTLLNRIVKRPVAITQDLPGTTRDRNMADVSWGGVEFTLVDTGGLEIDPQSTIAHGVKNQVETAITQADVIVNVVDAIAGVTPMDLEIAGLLRKANKPLLLAVNKADNEKLETGALEFYELGLGEPLPVSAHHGRGVADLLDSIVALLPAHPPEEVKPEAIKVAIVGRPNVGKSMLLNALVGGERAIVDSTPGTTRDAVDTPYDYQGQDMLLIDTAGIRRRGKVQAGVEQYSVVRTFRAIDRADVVLLLLDATEMVTSQDTHIAGYIQEAYKGIIIIANKWDLVENKDTAAWNKFVKSEFKFASYAPILYTSAKSGLGVDKIMPQVIQVYRERLKRLSTAKVNEVIQQAVASHNRPTSQGKQLKIFYATQAEANPPTFVFFTNDAKLVHFSYRRFLENKIREAFGFIGTPLRFTFKSRGES, encoded by the coding sequence ATGACCAAACCTGTTGTTGCCATTGTCGGACGCCCAAATACCGGTAAATCCACACTCCTTAACCGGATTGTGAAAAGGCCGGTAGCCATTACCCAGGACCTGCCCGGCACCACCCGCGACCGCAATATGGCGGACGTAAGCTGGGGGGGTGTCGAGTTCACGCTGGTGGACACCGGCGGACTGGAAATAGACCCGCAGTCCACCATCGCCCACGGGGTGAAAAACCAGGTGGAGACAGCTATCACCCAGGCGGACGTTATCGTCAACGTGGTCGACGCCATCGCCGGGGTAACGCCGATGGACCTGGAAATCGCCGGCCTGCTGCGCAAGGCGAACAAGCCCCTACTGCTGGCGGTCAATAAAGCGGACAACGAAAAGCTGGAGACCGGCGCCCTGGAGTTTTACGAGCTGGGGCTGGGAGAACCGCTGCCCGTCAGCGCCCATCACGGTCGCGGCGTGGCCGACCTGCTGGACAGTATAGTGGCGCTGCTGCCCGCCCACCCGCCGGAGGAGGTCAAGCCGGAAGCCATAAAAGTGGCTATCGTGGGGAGGCCGAACGTGGGCAAGTCCATGCTGCTGAACGCGCTGGTGGGGGGAGAACGCGCCATAGTAGACAGCACACCGGGCACCACCCGCGACGCCGTGGACACTCCTTACGATTACCAGGGGCAGGACATGCTGCTAATAGATACGGCGGGGATAAGGCGGCGGGGCAAGGTCCAGGCCGGGGTGGAGCAATACAGCGTGGTGCGGACCTTCCGGGCCATCGACCGCGCCGATGTAGTCCTGCTGCTGCTCGACGCCACGGAGATGGTCACCTCCCAGGACACACACATCGCCGGCTACATCCAGGAAGCCTATAAAGGCATTATCATCATCGCCAATAAATGGGACCTGGTAGAGAACAAAGATACCGCCGCGTGGAACAAATTCGTCAAAAGCGAGTTCAAATTTGCCTCTTACGCGCCGATATTATATACTTCGGCTAAATCAGGGCTGGGAGTAGATAAAATCATGCCCCAGGTTATCCAGGTCTACCGGGAAAGACTGAAACGATTATCCACCGCCAAGGTGAATGAAGTAATCCAGCAGGCGGTGGCCTCCCACAATAGACCGACAAGCCAGGGCAAACAGCTAAAAATCTTTTACGCCACCCAGGCGGAAGCCAACCCGCCGACCTTCGTTTTCTTTACCAACGACGCCAAACTGGTCCATTTTTCTTACCGGCGTTTCCTGGAAAACAAAATCCGCGAGGCATTCGGTTTTATCGGCACGCCGCTCCGTTTCACTTTTAAATCAAGGGGTGAGTCATGA
- a CDS encoding histidine phosphatase family protein, translating to MVQIILARHGETDWNAVPTFRGRADVPLNDTGVRQARLLGGYLGRERIDAVYSSPLQRAVKTAAAIAGFHKLDVNIVGNLNDIDFGEWQGLTLRQAQERYEELYRDWQDTPEQVKMPGGESLADVTGRALPFVQDAVTRCEEGTIVLVSHRVVHKVLICALLGLDNSLFWSFKLDTGGITRFEFSGGRAVLISHNDTSYLKSLDCPPLHDF from the coding sequence ATGGTTCAAATAATCCTGGCCCGGCACGGTGAGACCGACTGGAATGCCGTGCCGACTTTCCGGGGCCGGGCTGATGTGCCGCTGAATGATACCGGTGTGCGGCAGGCGCGGCTTTTGGGCGGATACCTTGGCCGCGAGCGAATAGACGCCGTTTATTCCAGCCCCTTGCAGCGGGCGGTCAAGACCGCGGCCGCTATCGCCGGCTTTCATAAACTGGATGTGAATATCGTTGGTAATCTGAATGACATTGATTTCGGTGAGTGGCAGGGGCTGACGCTGCGGCAGGCGCAGGAAAGATACGAGGAGCTTTACCGTGACTGGCAGGATACGCCGGAGCAGGTGAAAATGCCGGGCGGGGAAAGCCTGGCGGACGTCACCGGCCGGGCGCTGCCTTTCGTTCAGGACGCCGTCACGCGCTGTGAGGAAGGGACTATCGTGCTGGTGTCCCACCGCGTGGTGCACAAGGTGCTTATCTGCGCCCTGCTGGGGCTGGATAACTCCCTGTTCTGGAGCTTCAAGCTGGATACCGGCGGCATTACCCGCTTTGAGTTCAGCGGGGGCCGGGCTGTCCTTATCTCCCATAATGATACGTCTTATCTGAAATCGCTCGACTGCCCGCCGCTCCACGATTTTTAG
- a CDS encoding Dabb family protein codes for MIKHIVMWTLQDFAENATRQENALKIKRLLEGLKGKAGNVRSLEVGVNINGSAAAYDIVLCAEFDSIQDLNAYQKHPEHLRVGEFIGKVRLDRKVVDYEV; via the coding sequence ATGATAAAGCATATCGTCATGTGGACGCTTCAAGACTTCGCGGAAAACGCCACCAGGCAGGAAAACGCGCTGAAGATAAAGCGGCTGTTGGAAGGCTTGAAAGGTAAGGCCGGGAACGTACGTTCCCTGGAGGTAGGCGTTAACATTAACGGCTCCGCGGCGGCTTATGATATCGTGCTCTGCGCGGAGTTTGACAGCATTCAGGACTTGAACGCCTATCAGAAACACCCGGAGCACCTCAGGGTGGGGGAATTTATCGGGAAGGTGCGGCTGGATAGAAAAGTAGTGGACTACGAGGTTTAG
- the argF gene encoding ornithine carbamoyltransferase produces MKSKDFLSISDLTRERLRNLISSAIAMKSAGWTSELREKILVLLFEKPSLRTRVSFEIAMRQLGGQSVCLSPEEVQLGKRESIPDVARVLSRYADVIAVRTFSHEKLEIMANNADIPIINALSDLEHPCQALADMITIFEHKQTLEGLTLAYIGDGNNTAHSLMLAASLCGINFRIASPKGYRVEDKILRKAQGFALESGAEIFCLEDPRQAVAGADIVYTDVWVSMGQEAETEKRRKDFAGYQVDSGLLSLARKYAILMHCGPVHHGEEVEENLIYCEQSVVFDQAENRLHAQKALLADILRGIEIFFSRTHR; encoded by the coding sequence GTGAAAAGTAAAGATTTCCTTTCCATTTCCGACCTTACCCGCGAGCGACTGCGCAACCTGATATCCAGCGCCATCGCGATGAAATCCGCGGGGTGGACTTCCGAGCTAAGGGAAAAAATCCTGGTACTGCTGTTTGAAAAACCGTCCCTGCGGACCAGGGTCAGCTTCGAGATTGCCATGAGGCAACTGGGAGGACAGAGCGTGTGCCTGTCCCCGGAGGAAGTCCAGCTGGGAAAACGCGAATCCATACCGGACGTGGCGCGGGTACTCAGCCGCTACGCGGATGTCATCGCCGTACGCACCTTTTCACATGAGAAACTGGAAATAATGGCGAATAACGCGGACATACCGATAATCAACGCCCTTTCCGACCTCGAACATCCCTGCCAGGCGCTGGCGGACATGATAACCATCTTTGAGCATAAACAAACGCTGGAAGGGCTGACGCTGGCCTACATCGGGGACGGCAACAATACCGCCCACAGCCTGATGCTGGCGGCATCCCTGTGCGGGATAAACTTCCGCATCGCCTCCCCGAAAGGCTACCGCGTTGAGGATAAAATTTTAAGGAAGGCCCAGGGATTTGCCCTGGAAAGCGGAGCGGAGATATTTTGTCTAGAAGACCCGCGCCAGGCCGTGGCCGGCGCCGATATCGTTTATACCGATGTCTGGGTGAGCATGGGACAGGAGGCGGAAACAGAAAAGCGCCGCAAGGATTTTGCCGGTTACCAGGTGGACAGCGGGCTGCTTTCACTGGCCAGGAAATATGCCATACTGATGCATTGCGGGCCGGTCCATCATGGTGAGGAGGTAGAGGAAAACCTCATCTATTGCGAGCAGTCCGTAGTCTTCGACCAGGCGGAGAACAGGCTGCACGCCCAGAAAGCGCTGCTGGCAGATATCCTGAGAGGCATCGAGATATTTTTCTCCCGGACACACCGGTGA